One stretch of Tenacibaculum sp. MAR_2010_89 DNA includes these proteins:
- a CDS encoding DEAD/DEAH box helicase, producing MANTIKTQEDILAKLNIYELNEMQNEAISVIDTTANTVILSPTGTGKTLGFLLPTLKVIDPNNKEVQVLILVPSRELAIQIEQVIREMGTGLKVNAVYGGRSMAKDKIELKHTPSILIGTPGRISDHFANERFSKDSIKTLILDEFDKSLEVGFEYEMRGIINQLPNINKRILTSATQESEVPDFVRLNNPKVLNYLTGKKPKKLAIKTVVSSAKNKNQTLLNLLLHVGNQQGIIFCNLKDSIQHVSDFLSKSKVAHSCFSGGMEQRDRERSLIKFRNGTSQVLIATDLAARGIDIPEMNYIIHYELPQRVEEFTHRNGRTARVNAKGTAYVLKWEKENLPEFIKNVPNVTISNKEKLKPRYWETLFISGGRKDKISKGDIAGLFFKKGNLTKDQLGVIELKQDCAFIAVPVTEAKDLVESLNNTRLKSKKVRISIV from the coding sequence ATGGCAAATACAATTAAAACGCAAGAGGATATTTTAGCAAAATTAAATATCTATGAATTAAATGAAATGCAGAATGAGGCTATTTCAGTTATAGATACTACAGCAAATACTGTAATACTTTCACCAACAGGAACTGGAAAAACATTAGGCTTTTTATTACCTACATTAAAGGTAATAGATCCAAATAATAAAGAAGTTCAAGTATTAATTTTAGTTCCCTCAAGAGAGCTTGCTATTCAAATAGAGCAAGTTATTCGTGAAATGGGAACAGGATTAAAAGTAAATGCTGTTTATGGAGGAAGGTCTATGGCAAAAGATAAAATAGAATTAAAACATACCCCAAGTATTTTAATAGGTACGCCAGGTAGAATATCTGATCATTTTGCAAATGAACGTTTTTCTAAAGATAGTATTAAAACATTAATACTTGATGAATTTGATAAGTCATTAGAAGTTGGTTTTGAGTATGAAATGAGAGGTATTATTAATCAATTACCAAACATTAATAAACGAATTTTAACATCAGCAACTCAAGAATCAGAAGTACCAGATTTTGTGAGGTTAAATAACCCAAAAGTATTAAACTACTTAACAGGTAAGAAACCAAAAAAACTAGCTATAAAAACTGTGGTTTCTTCAGCAAAGAATAAAAATCAAACACTTTTAAACTTGTTACTTCATGTTGGTAATCAACAAGGAATTATTTTTTGTAATTTAAAAGATAGTATTCAACATGTAAGTGACTTTTTATCAAAAAGTAAAGTAGCACATAGTTGTTTTTCTGGAGGAATGGAGCAAAGAGATAGAGAGCGTTCTTTAATAAAGTTCAGAAACGGAACAAGTCAAGTTTTAATAGCTACAGATTTAGCAGCAAGAGGTATCGATATTCCTGAAATGAATTATATAATTCATTATGAACTACCACAAAGAGTAGAAGAATTTACACATAGAAATGGTAGAACAGCTAGGGTAAATGCTAAAGGAACAGCATATGTATTAAAATGGGAAAAAGAAAATTTGCCTGAATTTATTAAGAATGTACCAAACGTAACTATTTCTAATAAAGAAAAGCTGAAACCTCGTTATTGGGAAACGTTATTTATTTCAGGGGGAAGAAAAGACAAAATTTCAAAAGGAGATATCGCTGGACTTTTCTTTAAAAAAGGTAATTTAACTAAAGATCAATTAGGTGTTATAGAACTTAAACAAGATTGTGCGTTTATTGCTGTGCCTGTTACTGAAGCTAAAGATCTAGTAGAGAGCTTAAATAATACTCGTTTAAAAAGTAAGAAAGTACGTATTAGTATAGTTTAA
- a CDS encoding metallophosphoesterase produces MRAKYVLILLIIFVVTSCNKKKKDKIVKEDFKEVSKKQDSIVFSFTFLGCNRVDRHQVGDTTATNASTANLSAMKRIWTEISDLKRKPDLFFFLGDMVLAESTTTKLENQLIAWKKLYYNTSFSPISKSNIEMVAIPGNHEMLYWHDYNVPHHDEWPLKGATQIWMKHMAEYMPKDRDYVKGNDSINNQMTFAFTRKNIGFVLMNTDTYNSPTKESPYGLEGQIPTQWIINKVEEYKKNPKIDHVFVLGHKPYYVSGKPETGHKGFPEGLVLWPKLVENKVVAMLSAHLHDYQRMQPGNKGTYQVIAGNSGSPGSATFFGYSKIDIMSNGDVKLSSIGYDKGNPYYKAMPNSPSTVRDETVLTWSKNVNPYPNN; encoded by the coding sequence ATGAGAGCTAAATATGTACTAATACTACTAATTATATTTGTAGTAACTAGTTGTAATAAAAAGAAAAAAGATAAAATAGTAAAAGAAGATTTTAAAGAGGTTTCTAAAAAGCAAGATTCTATAGTTTTTAGTTTTACTTTTTTAGGCTGTAATAGAGTAGATAGGCATCAAGTAGGAGATACTACAGCAACAAATGCTTCTACGGCTAATTTATCAGCAATGAAACGAATTTGGACTGAAATTTCTGATTTAAAAAGGAAACCAGATTTATTTTTCTTTTTAGGAGATATGGTATTGGCAGAATCTACTACAACTAAGTTAGAAAATCAACTAATTGCATGGAAAAAATTATACTATAACACTAGTTTTAGTCCTATTAGTAAATCTAATATAGAAATGGTAGCCATTCCAGGGAATCATGAAATGTTATATTGGCATGATTATAATGTACCGCACCACGATGAATGGCCTTTGAAAGGAGCTACTCAAATTTGGATGAAGCATATGGCAGAATATATGCCTAAAGATAGAGACTATGTTAAAGGAAATGATAGTATTAATAATCAAATGACTTTTGCTTTTACTCGTAAAAATATTGGATTTGTATTGATGAACACTGATACTTATAATAGTCCAACAAAAGAAAGCCCTTATGGTTTAGAAGGGCAAATACCAACTCAATGGATAATTAATAAAGTTGAAGAATATAAAAAAAATCCTAAAATAGATCATGTTTTTGTATTAGGTCATAAACCTTATTATGTAAGTGGAAAACCAGAAACAGGGCATAAAGGGTTTCCTGAAGGGCTAGTTTTATGGCCTAAATTGGTAGAAAATAAAGTGGTAGCAATGTTGTCAGCACATTTACATGATTATCAACGTATGCAACCTGGTAATAAAGGTACATACCAAGTAATTGCAGGGAATAGTGGAAGTCCTGGTTCAGCCACCTTTTTTGGGTACTCTAAAATTGATATTATGAGTAATGGGGATGTAAAGTTAAGTTCAATTGGTTATGATAAAGGGAATCCTTACTATAAAGCAATGCCAAATAGTCCTTCGACCGTAAGAGATGAAACAGTGTTGACATGGTCAAAGAATGTAAATCCATATCCAAATAATTAA
- a CDS encoding alpha-2-macroglobulin, which translates to MKRVYQIIILLVFVLGVQSCKKNESKASNVHDYSEYVSVFPENLISTTSSLDFLLKNKANVADVKNDVFTITPKVKGTVVLKDNLLTFVPSEKLKSNQEYNVTLHLSKLYDGIDSNLKDFTVKIKTKKLLFNVALKSPTVLNKDEYYIEGVLTASDVIESSKLSELVSASYNGKATDIKFDTSEEFVSKATFKIDKLKRFEDDKSINVLWNGKAINSVSKGERELSITGKNNFKVLNIEVVDTEKQHIEISFSDAIKKNQDLKGLIQFVNTQKRYFTYAINNNIVTIYPKAAFKNKVDIEIFKGLKSIDGYALKESYSKTLHFKQLNPLVSFIKSGTIIPNSKNLKINFKAVNLKAVDATIYKIYKDNVLQFLQYNNLSNKGNLRYVGRPVASYTVNLTNQGVDLTKENAFAIDLAEIITVENGAMYRVELSFKKEYSNYTCDETLSTTTIVYGKKEVNTKAFDNPNYYNDNYRSYRWSDRKNPCTESYFYNKNISTNILATNLGVIVKKGNNNTTFIAVTDLLTTKPVEGAKVTLYNLQQQPVIETTTDKEGIVKIEGITNAFFAVVTKNNNTTYIKLNDGNSLSMSKFDVSGVKLQKGIKGYIYGERGVWRPGDQLFLTFVLNDNANPIPEKHPIKFELINPQGKITERKILFKIPKNVYAYSPKTNRDAITGNWKLRVSVGGAVFNKNLKIETIKPNRLKIKLNTKADFIKANTSIDGDVEVKWLHGAIARNLKLDINGKFTQTVTAFPKYSNYKFDDITRRFGTEEFKVLKGVLNNEGKTTFSVKPRLANKAPGMLKASFITKVYENGGDFSTDVFSKKVSPYTSYVGLLNAEEQQSRNYLFTDEKYTFNVASVNDLGVGIRNNLEVKVYKLSWRWWWSTSDNGLSNYDGTRYHQPYKTLQVKTNATGKGSFDLKVDEGDWGRYLIKVRDKKSKHVTSNIAYFDWPSWYGKKKGSQDKTNATMLVFTTDKESYQVNETATVKFPSSEGGRALITIENGVEVLDNFWVETKAKQTEFSFPVLANYTPNVFVNISLLQKHSQTVNDLPIRMYGSIPMLVNDPATKLEPEISIADELRPESVATIKVKEKKGKAMTYTIALVDDGLLDLTRFKTPNPWSTFYARQSLGVKTWDIFDDVVGAYGGKVNQILSIGGDEAEAGSKNKKANRFKPMVVYLGPFHLEKGDTKEHVVKIPKYVGSVRAMVVATDIKKEAYGSDEKTSFVRKPVMILASLPRKITPKETVTLPVTVFAMKPSVKKVKVTVKPNESYTIIGDKTQTVTFNQPDEKMAYFTLKVNDFKGIGKVNIEASSGNEKASYEVEIDVLNPNPVTTEVKDLILKSNEQSEINFSTFGTQGTNAVGIELSTLPPMNFTKRMGYLIQYPHGCVEQTTSSAFPQLFLSEIFELPVEKKQSIERNIKATIQRLSNFQLSNGGLSYWQGSGNANSWGTSYAGHFMIEAAKKGYVLPIGFRSKWIEYQKQESRNWRNNSRYYNNALTQAYRLYTLSLANSPDLASMNRLRETNSISNEAKMRLAAAYALLGKKSIAKLILNSLSSQNYSKRYYYNYGSETRNKAMALETYTLLNEETKAIKLAKEIAETLSSENWMSTQTTSYSLLAISQYALQNGESSGINASYSFNNNIEKINTSKALFIKDLVGLQKDNKLKVSNKNKGVLYVRVFNKGILPVGEEKVVQKNLEATVVYKSKEGVKVEPNSLSQGTNFVAEVSVRNSTNEKVENVALTQFIPSGWEIINTRFTDFGNNTNSSKVDYTDIRDASISNYFTLNKFETKTFRVLLNASYLGEYYLPGIQVEAMYDNDYIARNKGQWVKVMK; encoded by the coding sequence ATGAAAAGAGTCTATCAAATCATCATTTTACTAGTATTTGTATTGGGTGTACAATCATGTAAAAAAAACGAGTCTAAAGCAAGTAATGTTCATGATTATAGTGAATATGTTTCAGTTTTTCCTGAGAATTTAATATCGACGACTTCTAGTTTAGATTTTTTATTAAAGAATAAAGCAAATGTAGCTGATGTAAAAAATGATGTTTTTACGATAACACCTAAAGTAAAAGGGACGGTTGTTTTAAAAGACAACTTATTAACTTTTGTTCCTTCTGAAAAGTTAAAAAGTAATCAAGAATACAATGTAACCTTACATTTATCAAAACTATACGATGGTATTGATAGTAACCTGAAAGATTTTACTGTTAAAATTAAAACAAAAAAACTGTTATTTAATGTAGCATTAAAGTCACCAACTGTATTAAATAAAGATGAATATTATATTGAAGGAGTTTTAACAGCGAGTGATGTAATTGAAAGCTCAAAACTTTCAGAGTTAGTGAGTGCAAGTTATAATGGAAAAGCCACAGATATAAAGTTTGATACTTCAGAAGAGTTTGTTTCTAAAGCGACTTTTAAAATTGATAAATTAAAAAGATTTGAAGATGATAAAAGTATAAATGTCTTATGGAATGGTAAAGCAATTAACTCAGTATCTAAAGGAGAAAGAGAATTATCAATTACAGGAAAGAACAACTTTAAAGTATTAAATATTGAAGTTGTTGATACTGAAAAACAACATATAGAGATTAGTTTTTCTGATGCAATAAAGAAGAATCAAGATTTAAAAGGGCTTATTCAGTTTGTAAATACTCAAAAAAGATATTTTACGTATGCTATTAATAACAATATAGTAACAATCTATCCAAAAGCAGCATTTAAAAATAAAGTTGATATTGAAATATTTAAAGGACTTAAAAGTATTGACGGATATGCTTTAAAAGAAAGTTATAGTAAAACATTACACTTTAAACAATTAAATCCGCTTGTAAGTTTTATAAAAAGTGGAACAATTATACCAAATTCAAAAAATTTAAAAATAAACTTTAAAGCTGTTAACCTTAAAGCTGTTGATGCAACTATTTATAAAATATATAAAGATAATGTATTACAGTTTTTACAATATAACAACCTAAGTAATAAAGGTAATTTACGTTATGTAGGAAGGCCAGTAGCAAGTTATACTGTAAACTTAACAAATCAAGGTGTTGATTTGACTAAAGAAAATGCCTTTGCTATAGATTTAGCAGAAATTATTACTGTTGAAAATGGAGCAATGTATAGGGTAGAGCTTTCATTTAAAAAAGAATATTCAAATTACACTTGTGATGAAACACTTTCAACAACTACAATAGTTTATGGTAAAAAAGAAGTAAATACTAAGGCGTTCGATAATCCTAACTATTATAATGATAATTATCGTAGCTATCGTTGGAGTGATAGAAAAAATCCTTGTACTGAATCCTATTTTTATAATAAAAATATTAGCACAAATATTTTAGCTACTAATTTGGGTGTAATAGTTAAAAAAGGAAACAATAATACAACTTTTATTGCTGTGACTGATTTATTAACAACTAAGCCAGTTGAAGGAGCTAAGGTAACGTTATATAATTTACAGCAGCAACCAGTTATTGAAACAACAACAGATAAAGAAGGAATAGTAAAAATTGAAGGTATAACCAATGCTTTTTTTGCTGTTGTAACTAAAAATAATAATACTACCTATATTAAACTGAATGACGGAAATTCATTGTCAATGAGTAAGTTTGATGTTTCAGGAGTGAAACTTCAAAAGGGAATTAAGGGATATATTTATGGAGAAAGAGGAGTTTGGAGACCAGGAGATCAATTATTTTTAACTTTTGTTTTAAATGATAATGCGAATCCAATTCCAGAAAAACATCCAATAAAATTTGAGTTGATTAATCCGCAAGGGAAAATTACTGAACGTAAAATATTATTTAAAATTCCCAAAAATGTGTATGCGTATTCTCCTAAAACTAATAGAGATGCAATAACAGGAAATTGGAAGTTAAGAGTAAGTGTAGGTGGGGCGGTTTTTAATAAAAATTTAAAAATAGAAACAATTAAGCCTAACCGTTTAAAAATTAAGTTAAATACAAAAGCAGATTTTATTAAGGCGAATACATCTATTGATGGAGATGTGGAAGTAAAGTGGTTGCATGGTGCCATTGCTAGAAATTTAAAGTTAGACATTAATGGGAAATTTACTCAAACAGTAACAGCTTTTCCTAAGTATTCAAATTATAAGTTTGATGATATTACTAGAAGATTTGGTACGGAAGAATTCAAAGTTTTAAAAGGAGTTTTAAACAATGAAGGAAAAACAACTTTTTCAGTAAAACCGAGATTGGCTAATAAAGCTCCAGGGATGTTAAAAGCCAGTTTTATAACTAAAGTGTATGAAAATGGAGGTGATTTTAGTACCGATGTATTTTCTAAAAAAGTATCACCATATACTTCGTATGTTGGGTTATTAAATGCAGAAGAGCAACAGTCTAGAAATTATTTGTTTACAGATGAAAAGTATACGTTTAATGTAGCTTCAGTTAATGATTTAGGAGTAGGTATTAGAAATAATCTAGAAGTAAAGGTGTACAAATTGTCGTGGAGATGGTGGTGGAGCACATCTGATAATGGACTTTCGAATTACGATGGAACTCGTTATCATCAACCATACAAAACGTTACAGGTAAAAACGAATGCAACTGGTAAAGGTTCTTTTGATTTAAAAGTTGATGAAGGTGATTGGGGGCGTTATTTAATAAAAGTAAGAGATAAAAAAAGTAAACATGTAACATCAAATATTGCATATTTCGATTGGCCTTCTTGGTATGGAAAGAAAAAAGGAAGTCAAGACAAAACAAATGCTACGATGTTGGTATTTACAACAGATAAAGAATCGTATCAAGTAAATGAAACAGCCACAGTAAAGTTTCCCTCATCTGAAGGGGGAAGAGCTTTAATTACCATTGAAAATGGTGTTGAAGTATTAGATAATTTTTGGGTAGAAACAAAAGCTAAGCAAACTGAATTTAGTTTTCCAGTGTTAGCTAATTATACACCTAATGTTTTTGTAAATATATCATTGTTACAAAAACATAGTCAAACAGTAAATGATTTACCAATAAGAATGTATGGATCAATACCAATGTTGGTAAATGATCCAGCTACAAAATTAGAACCAGAGATTAGTATAGCTGATGAATTACGACCAGAATCAGTAGCTACAATTAAAGTAAAAGAGAAAAAAGGGAAAGCAATGACATATACAATTGCTTTAGTAGATGATGGTTTGTTAGATTTAACACGTTTTAAAACGCCTAATCCATGGAGTACTTTTTATGCACGTCAATCATTAGGTGTAAAAACATGGGATATTTTTGATGATGTGGTAGGTGCTTATGGAGGTAAGGTAAATCAAATATTAAGTATAGGAGGAGATGAAGCTGAAGCTGGTAGTAAAAACAAAAAAGCAAATAGGTTTAAACCTATGGTTGTTTATCTGGGGCCTTTTCATTTAGAAAAAGGAGATACTAAGGAACATGTGGTAAAAATACCCAAATATGTTGGTTCTGTTCGTGCAATGGTTGTTGCAACTGATATAAAAAAGGAAGCATACGGTAGTGATGAAAAAACTTCTTTTGTTCGTAAACCCGTAATGATTTTAGCTTCATTACCTCGTAAAATAACACCAAAAGAAACAGTTACTTTACCAGTTACTGTATTTGCAATGAAACCTTCAGTAAAAAAAGTAAAGGTAACAGTGAAGCCTAATGAATCTTATACTATTATTGGAGACAAAACACAAACTGTTACGTTTAATCAGCCTGATGAAAAAATGGCATATTTTACGTTAAAAGTTAATGATTTTAAAGGTATAGGTAAGGTAAATATTGAAGCTAGTTCTGGAAATGAAAAAGCATCTTACGAAGTAGAAATAGATGTGTTAAATCCAAACCCTGTAACAACAGAAGTCAAAGATTTGATTTTAAAATCAAACGAGCAAAGTGAAATAAATTTTTCAACTTTTGGAACTCAAGGAACAAATGCTGTTGGTATAGAATTGTCTACATTACCACCAATGAATTTTACAAAACGTATGGGGTATTTAATTCAATATCCACATGGATGTGTTGAGCAAACTACTTCCAGTGCTTTTCCTCAATTATTTCTTTCTGAAATATTTGAACTACCAGTAGAGAAAAAACAATCAATAGAAAGAAACATAAAAGCAACAATTCAGCGTTTATCAAACTTTCAATTATCAAATGGAGGTTTATCTTATTGGCAAGGAAGTGGTAATGCAAATAGTTGGGGAACATCTTATGCAGGGCACTTTATGATTGAAGCTGCTAAAAAAGGATATGTATTACCTATTGGATTTAGGTCAAAATGGATTGAATACCAAAAACAAGAATCAAGAAATTGGAGAAATAATTCAAGATATTATAATAATGCTTTAACACAAGCATACCGATTATACACTTTGAGTTTAGCAAATAGCCCTGATTTAGCATCAATGAATCGTTTAAGAGAAACCAATTCTATTTCTAATGAAGCTAAAATGAGATTAGCGGCAGCTTATGCTTTATTAGGTAAAAAATCGATAGCAAAATTGATCTTAAATAGTTTGTCATCTCAAAATTACTCTAAGAGGTATTACTATAATTATGGTTCAGAAACTAGAAATAAGGCAATGGCTTTAGAAACCTATACATTATTAAATGAGGAAACAAAAGCAATTAAATTAGCTAAAGAAATTGCTGAAACTTTATCTAGTGAAAATTGGATGAGTACACAAACAACTTCATATAGTTTATTAGCAATAAGCCAATATGCGCTTCAAAATGGAGAAAGTTCAGGTATTAATGCTAGTTACTCATTTAATAACAACATAGAAAAAATAAACACATCCAAAGCATTGTTTATTAAAGATTTAGTTGGCTTGCAAAAAGATAATAAATTAAAAGTATCGAATAAAAATAAAGGAGTTTTATATGTAAGAGTTTTTAATAAAGGAATTTTACCAGTTGGTGAAGAGAAAGTTGTTCAAAAAAATTTAGAAGCAACAGTAGTTTATAAATCAAAAGAAGGAGTTAAAGTTGAGCCAAATAGTTTGTCTCAAGGAACTAATTTTGTTGCAGAAGTATCTGTAAGAAATTCAACTAATGAGAAAGTTGAAAATGTAGCTTTAACACAATTTATACCATCAGGTTGGGAAATTATAAATACTCGTTTCACAGATTTTGGAAACAATACTAATTCATCAAAAGTTGATTATACAGATATTAGAGATGCAAGCATTAGTAATTATTTTACCTTAAATAAATTTGAAACTAAAACGTTTAGAGTACTGTTGAATGCTTCTTATTTAGGAGAGTATTATTTACCAGGTATTCAAGTAGAAGCAATGTATGACAATGACTATATAGCTCGTAATAAAGGACAATGGGTTAAAGTTATGAAGTAA
- a CDS encoding glycosyltransferase family 2 protein, translating to MRFSIIIPLYNKAAYIKETLHSLAVQSKLPYELIIVDDKSTDDSLQIVKDYLKLAPICFKRIRVELIELKKNYGIGYARNIGFSKATGDIVSFLDADDIYKENLIETAINVMSLHTINFLVLGIELFPSNRVYPKIDKLKKELTLIKPNVYRINNPLKLITSQNFYLLGSNVVLKKTYGESIKYIEEPIIYEGIDYWYRVLKKMIIKERNTVGLLMGEFLKVREVPGSASRKKYNHWKEIDYPPVLTRFKNSKEYYDKRLKGVVSKRWINHAMSSLNSLSQKIKFIIRYRKIFLNQIHYFFLHKF from the coding sequence ATGAGGTTCTCAATTATAATTCCATTATATAATAAAGCTGCATATATTAAAGAAACATTACATTCTTTAGCAGTACAAAGCAAGTTACCTTATGAATTAATTATCGTTGATGATAAAAGTACGGATGATAGCTTACAAATAGTGAAAGACTATTTAAAACTAGCTCCAATTTGTTTTAAAAGGATTCGTGTAGAATTGATTGAACTAAAAAAAAATTATGGAATAGGATATGCTAGAAATATAGGATTTTCAAAAGCGACTGGAGATATTGTAAGTTTTTTAGATGCAGATGATATTTACAAAGAAAATTTGATAGAAACAGCAATAAATGTAATGTCATTACATACCATTAATTTTTTAGTTTTAGGAATTGAGTTATTTCCAAGTAATAGAGTATATCCAAAAATTGATAAATTAAAAAAAGAACTTACATTAATAAAACCTAATGTTTACCGTATAAATAATCCTTTAAAATTAATTACATCACAAAATTTTTACTTATTAGGCTCTAACGTAGTTTTAAAAAAAACGTATGGTGAATCAATTAAATACATTGAAGAACCTATTATTTATGAGGGAATAGACTATTGGTATCGAGTGTTAAAAAAAATGATAATTAAAGAGAGGAATACTGTTGGTTTATTGATGGGAGAGTTTTTAAAAGTTAGAGAAGTACCAGGAAGTGCTTCAAGAAAAAAGTATAATCATTGGAAAGAAATTGATTATCCTCCAGTGCTTACCCGATTTAAGAATAGTAAGGAGTATTATGATAAAAGATTAAAAGGGGTTGTATCAAAACGATGGATTAATCATGCAATGTCTAGTTTGAATTCATTATCTCAAAAAATAAAATTTATAATTAGGTATAGAAAAATATTTTTAAATCAAATACATTACTTTTTTCTTCACAAATTTTAA
- a CDS encoding Crp/Fnr family transcriptional regulator, with product MNEIEKMLNVFIKELRITEEKLINELTTNSTLTTHKKGDFIIKNNQYIKVLKIVLQGKVRVYQENEEREILIYYLNSMETCTLSLSACFEDCKSSVNAIVEDNCTILNIPVRHVKDWNFKYKSWNTFTTKTFRESYNHLINQYSTLAFQPLKDRLFDYLLSKATDSIVKKSHQELAKELGTSREVISRLLKNLEKNNKLHLGQKEILLLVK from the coding sequence TTGAATGAAATAGAAAAAATGTTGAATGTTTTTATAAAAGAGCTTCGTATTACTGAAGAAAAACTAATCAATGAACTAACAACAAATTCAACTTTAACAACACATAAAAAAGGTGATTTTATAATTAAAAACAACCAATACATTAAAGTATTAAAAATTGTTTTACAAGGAAAAGTAAGGGTTTACCAAGAAAATGAAGAACGTGAAATCCTAATTTATTATTTAAACAGCATGGAAACTTGTACTCTGTCTCTTTCCGCTTGCTTTGAAGATTGTAAAAGTAGTGTAAATGCTATCGTTGAAGATAATTGTACTATTTTGAATATCCCGGTAAGACATGTTAAAGATTGGAATTTTAAATACAAATCTTGGAATACTTTTACCACAAAAACTTTTAGAGAAAGTTATAACCACTTAATAAATCAATATTCAACCCTAGCTTTTCAACCTTTAAAAGATAGATTGTTTGATTACTTATTATCAAAAGCAACTGATTCAATTGTAAAAAAATCTCATCAAGAATTAGCAAAAGAATTGGGTACTTCAAGAGAAGTAATATCTAGGCTTTTAAAAAATCTTGAAAAAAACAATAAACTTCATCTTGGACAAAAAGAAATACTCCTTTTAGTAAAATAA
- a CDS encoding tRNA-(ms[2]io[6]A)-hydroxylase: MLGLKFDTETSWVDVAKNGLQQLLTDHAFAEQKAASNAVSIIINYSEETALVKDMSDIAIEEMEHFRMVHNIMIERNMVLGQGTKNDYALKLQKFFPHTGKRSEALVHRLLVAALIEARSCERFKVFADNLKDEQLSKFYLDLMVSEANHYTLFLGYARKYMDKNIVDKKWNDLLAFEAEMMKNRGTTAKVHG, translated from the coding sequence ATGCTTGGATTAAAATTCGATACTGAAACTTCATGGGTTGACGTTGCTAAAAATGGATTACAACAACTATTAACTGACCATGCTTTTGCTGAACAAAAAGCCGCTTCTAACGCTGTTTCGATTATTATAAATTATTCTGAAGAAACTGCACTTGTTAAGGATATGAGTGATATTGCTATTGAAGAGATGGAACACTTTAGAATGGTTCATAATATTATGATTGAACGTAATATGGTGTTAGGTCAAGGAACGAAAAATGATTATGCTTTAAAGCTTCAAAAGTTTTTTCCGCATACAGGGAAGCGTTCAGAAGCATTAGTACATAGATTATTAGTTGCTGCTTTAATTGAAGCTAGAAGTTGTGAACGTTTTAAAGTGTTTGCTGACAATTTGAAAGATGAACAACTTTCTAAATTTTATTTAGATTTGATGGTTTCTGAAGCTAATCATTATACCTTATTCTTAGGATATGCAAGAAAGTATATGGATAAGAATATTGTTGATAAAAAGTGGAATGATTTATTAGCATTTGAAGCTGAAATGATGAAAAATAGAGGT